A stretch of Metabacillus sp. FJAT-52054 DNA encodes these proteins:
- a CDS encoding DUF1801 domain-containing protein has translation MTGRNTNPKVDEFLSKAKNWREEFEKLRKIVLDCELTEDFKWMHPCYTLEGKNIVLLHGFKEYCALLFHKGALLKDAFGILVQQTENVQAGRQIRFTNLQEIAEMETILKDYIYQAIEVEKAGLEVNVKKHTEYTIPEEFQNKLDELPSLKTAFEALTPGRQRAYLLYFAAPKQSKTRVARIEKYMPQILDGKGLKDCTCGQSQKMPYCDGSHKFVR, from the coding sequence ATGACAGGCAGGAACACAAATCCTAAGGTTGATGAATTTTTAAGTAAGGCCAAAAACTGGCGGGAAGAATTTGAGAAGCTTAGAAAGATCGTGCTGGACTGTGAGCTGACCGAAGACTTTAAGTGGATGCATCCCTGCTACACACTTGAGGGGAAAAACATTGTTTTACTCCATGGATTTAAAGAGTATTGTGCACTTTTGTTTCATAAGGGTGCCTTACTGAAGGACGCCTTTGGAATTCTAGTACAGCAAACAGAGAATGTACAGGCAGGGCGTCAAATTCGTTTCACAAACCTTCAGGAAATAGCTGAAATGGAAACCATTTTGAAAGACTATATTTATCAAGCCATTGAAGTGGAAAAAGCAGGTTTGGAAGTCAATGTCAAAAAGCATACAGAATACACCATTCCTGAAGAATTCCAGAATAAATTAGATGAGCTTCCTTCCCTGAAGACAGCTTTTGAAGCACTGACCCCCGGACGGCAAAGAGCCTATCTTCTTTACTTTGCTGCACCCAAACAGTCCAAAACCCGTGTTGCACGGATTGAAAAGTATATGCCTCAAATCTTGGATGGAAAGGGATTAAAAGATTGTACGTGCGGTCAATCTCAAAAGATGCCGTACTGTGACGGCTCGCATAAGTTCGTTCGATAG
- a CDS encoding histidine phosphatase family protein, translated as MQILLIRHGESEDDFLEENDNGSTDLPLTPNGLLQSEKMAQRVSKEFPPDFVWSSTLKRASGTADVLSKTIGCPVHYIDQLIEQQDSESNHEFRMRGESVLSYIRENSKAYSTIAVITHGGMITKIIESFLHLPFENNNWFHTNNTGIHFLDYYKDLQIIKFANSTRHLD; from the coding sequence ATGCAGATTTTATTGATTCGTCACGGGGAATCGGAAGACGACTTTTTAGAGGAGAATGATAATGGTTCAACGGATCTGCCTTTAACCCCAAACGGGCTGCTGCAATCAGAGAAAATGGCGCAGCGGGTTTCTAAAGAATTCCCTCCCGATTTTGTTTGGAGCAGCACGTTAAAAAGAGCCAGCGGCACGGCAGACGTTTTATCAAAGACGATCGGCTGTCCGGTTCATTACATAGATCAATTAATCGAACAGCAGGATTCAGAGAGTAACCACGAATTTAGGATGCGGGGAGAATCCGTTCTTTCTTATATTAGAGAAAACAGCAAAGCATACTCTACCATTGCCGTCATCACCCACGGTGGAATGATAACGAAAATAATTGAAAGTTTTCTCCACTTACCGTTTGAAAACAACAATTGGTTTCATACGAACAATACGGGTATTCATTTCTTGGATTATTACAAGGATCTGCAAATAATAAAATTTGCTAATAGTACACGACATTTAGATTGA
- a CDS encoding GNAT family N-acetyltransferase, giving the protein MEEHAVLFHSLDGEKIYFKPLRIDDVQEMHHYASDQDVSRFIGWNLMNSLEETSEHIETMLRRESEGTHLYASIFEKPTQKMIGTAMIFNFDREANHAEIGYVLHKNHWGKGYGTEAVALMSDFAFKSLKLHKLYAKVVHANVGSGRILEKNRYELEGRLKDHYFIDCMYYDALLFGKITNLDTSL; this is encoded by the coding sequence ATGGAGGAGCATGCTGTTTTATTTCATTCATTGGACGGTGAAAAAATTTACTTCAAACCGCTCAGGATCGATGATGTTCAAGAGATGCATCATTATGCGTCCGATCAAGACGTTTCACGGTTTATCGGCTGGAATTTGATGAATAGTTTGGAGGAAACTTCTGAGCATATCGAAACCATGTTAAGACGTGAATCGGAAGGTACCCACTTATATGCCTCCATTTTTGAAAAACCAACACAAAAAATGATCGGGACAGCCATGATTTTCAATTTTGACCGTGAAGCAAACCATGCTGAAATTGGTTATGTATTGCATAAAAATCATTGGGGTAAAGGGTATGGCACAGAAGCTGTTGCATTGATGAGTGATTTTGCATTCAAGTCCCTTAAGCTTCATAAACTGTATGCCAAAGTCGTGCATGCAAATGTTGGGTCTGGACGGATACTTGAGAAGAACCGGTATGAGTTAGAAGGACGATTAAAAGACCACTATTTTATAGATTGTATGTACTATGATGCATTGCTTTTCGGCAAAATTACTAATCTGGACACTTCGCTTTAA
- a CDS encoding TetR/AcrR family transcriptional regulator: MKKGAIRKQELIEEMSAYILSNGIQSASLRNLAQAAETSDRMLLHYFKDKEELLTVVLSSISAKLIHMLDNTEMEKKSFSSVVKYLYQMMKNPEVSPYMKLWLELIAIASKKEDPFYPIAREICDSFFEFYKKVIKVGEGQTNEQAAALALVIVEGIALLESLDFDPVILEAIEGIEKIT, from the coding sequence GTGAAAAAAGGGGCAATAAGAAAACAAGAATTAATTGAAGAGATGTCTGCGTATATCCTTTCAAATGGAATCCAATCTGCCAGCCTGCGAAACCTTGCACAAGCAGCGGAAACAAGTGATAGAATGCTTCTTCATTATTTTAAAGATAAAGAAGAACTGCTCACTGTAGTCCTATCATCGATTTCAGCAAAGTTAATCCATATGTTAGACAACACAGAAATGGAGAAAAAATCATTCTCAAGCGTTGTAAAGTATCTTTATCAGATGATGAAAAATCCGGAAGTTAGCCCCTACATGAAGTTGTGGCTCGAATTAATTGCAATTGCCTCCAAAAAAGAAGATCCCTTCTATCCCATAGCAAGAGAGATTTGCGACAGTTTTTTTGAGTTTTACAAAAAGGTCATAAAAGTCGGTGAAGGACAAACGAATGAACAGGCGGCTGCCTTGGCCCTGGTAATTGTGGAAGGAATCGCTCTTCTTGAGTCACTGGACTTCGACCCCGTAATCCTGGAAGCGATTGAAGGAATTGAAAAAATCACATGA
- a CDS encoding DUF2834 domain-containing protein → MLQDKTETQISSYDSPISKKLIIAVLVLFTPLTVMAVVQNGFLGIFAKAFQNYATIQIFVDLLIASFLILIWMWFDAKKTNRSFWPWALLTLAAGSFGPLLYLLFGKGKRSKTPK, encoded by the coding sequence ATGTTACAGGATAAGACCGAAACGCAGATTAGTTCTTATGACAGTCCAATTTCCAAAAAGCTTATCATTGCTGTACTTGTGCTATTTACTCCGTTAACCGTAATGGCTGTTGTTCAAAATGGGTTTTTGGGCATATTCGCCAAGGCGTTCCAAAATTACGCCACCATTCAAATTTTTGTAGATTTGCTCATTGCCAGTTTCTTAATCCTTATATGGATGTGGTTTGATGCCAAGAAAACAAATCGCTCTTTTTGGCCTTGGGCATTGCTTACTTTGGCAGCAGGATCATTCGGTCCTCTTTTATACTTATTATTCGGCAAAGGTAAACGATCGAAAACTCCTAAATAA
- a CDS encoding GNAT family N-acetyltransferase codes for MTVHMSKCSPEDLQLLQEIGIETFNDTFKHQNTAENMNTYLERAFEVKQVEKELSNPFSEFYFIYFNEELAGYLKVNINDAQSEKMDDESLEIERIYVRTRFQKQGLGKVLLNKAVERAAEQDKKNIWLGVWEKNENAIAFYKKMGFVHTGAHSFYMGDEKQTDFILVKSLV; via the coding sequence ATGACCGTACATATGAGCAAGTGCAGTCCAGAAGATTTGCAGCTGCTGCAGGAAATAGGGATTGAGACATTTAATGATACATTTAAACATCAGAATACAGCTGAAAATATGAACACATATTTGGAAAGAGCCTTTGAAGTAAAACAGGTAGAAAAAGAATTATCGAATCCCTTCTCCGAGTTTTATTTCATTTATTTTAATGAAGAGCTGGCCGGATATTTAAAGGTGAACATCAATGACGCCCAGTCGGAGAAAATGGATGACGAGTCCCTTGAGATTGAAAGGATTTATGTACGAACAAGATTTCAAAAGCAGGGGCTTGGAAAAGTTCTTTTGAACAAAGCGGTCGAACGGGCGGCAGAACAGGATAAAAAGAACATCTGGCTTGGTGTTTGGGAAAAGAACGAGAACGCCATCGCCTTTTATAAGAAGATGGGGTTTGTTCATACGGGAGCTCACTCTTTTTATATGGGAGATGAAAAGCAAACGGATTTTATTTTGGTTAAGTCACTTGTCTGA
- a CDS encoding GNAT family N-acetyltransferase, giving the protein MVTYSKNHLKLHIFGENDIEGLISLSQSVGWDYDGSDIQTILSCGKIFGHKNEFDQIVSSAAIIPYDTDLASIGMVIVNPGYRGQGLGKDTTKACINSVSNQTSIMLIATPEGKPMYEKMGFKVVGDVHKFICNNYVPSNGFPDEGLKAEALQEADLDKVFELDKNAFGDFRRKFLTNRIKQSHQSLVLRNEMGSVLGFGLSVLGPCHLILGPIVAPNDSAAAYLLNQLALNHKGKLRIDLPPRDETFMNHLRNSGFEKVSQPPIMIINSERMPTRNNHLYGIAAQVFG; this is encoded by the coding sequence ATGGTTACCTATTCTAAAAATCATCTTAAGCTACATATTTTCGGTGAGAATGATATTGAAGGGTTAATATCTTTATCGCAGTCCGTAGGGTGGGATTATGACGGCAGCGATATTCAGACAATTTTATCTTGCGGAAAAATTTTTGGACATAAAAATGAGTTTGACCAAATTGTATCAAGCGCAGCAATCATTCCTTATGACACTGATTTAGCTTCGATAGGGATGGTCATTGTAAATCCGGGATATAGAGGACAAGGCCTTGGAAAAGACACGACTAAGGCGTGTATAAATTCTGTATCTAATCAAACATCGATCATGTTAATCGCTACACCTGAAGGAAAGCCAATGTATGAAAAGATGGGATTTAAAGTCGTCGGTGATGTACATAAGTTCATTTGTAATAATTATGTACCTTCAAATGGGTTTCCTGATGAAGGATTAAAAGCAGAGGCTTTACAGGAAGCTGATTTAGATAAGGTTTTTGAATTAGACAAAAACGCTTTTGGTGATTTCCGGCGAAAGTTCCTCACAAATAGAATAAAACAGTCACATCAATCTCTTGTTTTGAGAAATGAAATGGGAAGCGTGCTCGGTTTCGGTCTTTCTGTCTTAGGTCCATGCCATTTAATTTTAGGTCCGATTGTTGCGCCAAATGACAGTGCAGCTGCCTACCTGCTTAATCAATTGGCTCTTAATCACAAAGGAAAGCTAAGAATTGACCTTCCACCCCGGGATGAAACGTTTATGAATCATTTGAGAAATAGCGGTTTTGAAAAAGTCAGTCAGCCTCCAATCATGATCATCAATTCTGAGCGCATGCCTACCAGAAACAACCATTTATACGGGATTGCTGCACAAGTTTTTGGATAA
- a CDS encoding Uma2 family endonuclease produces the protein MSMPKENHVSIEEYYKRREKSDTLMEYINGVVYMTPSPSTIHQRISGRLFVQLYQLLEGQECEVFHAPFDVELTKEDISENKVVIPDLSVICDKSGLSESRYTGVPALIIEIISPSNQSHDLVTKLNLYMQYGVQEYWIVNPLIHTIQVYTLSDNKQYEQTDVVKEIGVIQSSLFEEFYVDANLLFKQ, from the coding sequence GTGAGTATGCCTAAAGAAAACCATGTATCCATTGAAGAGTATTATAAAAGACGCGAAAAAAGTGACACGCTGATGGAATATATAAATGGCGTGGTATACATGACTCCTTCTCCATCAACCATTCACCAGCGAATTTCAGGCCGCTTATTTGTGCAGCTGTACCAGCTTTTAGAAGGACAAGAGTGTGAAGTCTTTCATGCTCCATTTGATGTTGAGTTAACGAAAGAGGATATATCAGAAAACAAAGTGGTTATTCCCGATCTTTCGGTAATCTGTGACAAATCCGGATTAAGTGAGAGTAGATATACGGGCGTTCCTGCCTTAATTATAGAAATTATTAGTCCCTCCAACCAATCGCATGACTTGGTAACGAAGTTAAATCTGTATATGCAGTACGGGGTCCAGGAATACTGGATTGTGAATCCGCTCATTCATACGATTCAGGTTTACACCCTTTCTGATAATAAGCAATATGAGCAAACAGATGTAGTGAAAGAAATAGGGGTTATTCAATCGAGTTTGTTTGAAGAGTTTTATGTAGATGCGAATTTGTTGTTTAAGCAATAA
- a CDS encoding VCBS repeat-containing protein, with protein sequence MYTYDPRANQPQVVAFARKDVTGDRVPDNVYLTGIKTADSPFIQNITLLVQDGRTGTATRVQLRENAGYSPTLFLEDFTGDGIADILIRIESGGSGAFTYDYLYSFLQNKPRLLFDSEKYNGQYEYEVTYQDNYKVKLVSKANNLTYLIDISLRDPEYLNEIYDRNGKLKMPIEGFVNPLSGLYPVDFDSNGVYELLAYQKAAGRYNADALGYVQNTLAWKTDRFVLQNQYVAIFGAQSTQR encoded by the coding sequence ATGTACACGTATGATCCCAGAGCCAATCAGCCGCAGGTTGTCGCATTTGCGAGGAAAGATGTCACGGGGGACCGCGTCCCGGACAATGTGTATTTAACCGGGATTAAAACGGCAGACAGTCCATTTATTCAAAACATTACGCTTCTTGTGCAGGATGGGAGAACAGGCACAGCTACAAGGGTTCAGCTGCGGGAAAATGCGGGCTATAGTCCGACTTTATTTTTGGAGGACTTTACAGGGGATGGCATTGCCGATATTTTAATCAGAATTGAATCGGGGGGAAGCGGGGCTTTTACGTATGACTACCTTTATTCGTTTCTCCAAAATAAACCCAGGCTGCTTTTTGATTCCGAGAAGTATAATGGGCAATATGAATATGAGGTCACGTATCAGGACAACTACAAAGTGAAATTGGTGAGCAAGGCGAATAATCTAACCTATCTCATTGATATTTCTCTAAGGGATCCGGAGTACTTGAATGAAATCTATGATCGAAACGGAAAGCTGAAAATGCCTATCGAAGGATTTGTTAATCCACTGAGCGGCTTGTATCCAGTGGATTTCGATTCGAATGGAGTGTATGAATTGCTGGCGTATCAAAAGGCAGCGGGGAGATACAATGCGGATGCGTTAGGATATGTCCAGAATACGCTGGCATGGAAAACGGACCGGTTTGTGCTGCAGAATCAGTATGTCGCGATTTTTGGAGCGCAGTCAACACAGAGATAA
- a CDS encoding NAD(P)-dependent alcohol dehydrogenase, protein MKAIVSEKYGPPDVLQLKEIPTPIINDAQVLVKVHAASLNYGNVVLLRGKPFLARFAFGLLKPKYSIPGGDISGTVEAVGKDVKQFQPGDEVFGDLSLSGWGSFAEYVSVPERALVRKPASLSFEEAAAVPMAGVTALQALRDKGKIQSGQRVLIYGASGGVGTFAVQIAKAFGAEVTAVCSSRNVSIAKSIGADHVIDYRRDDFSRQTERYDLILAVNGYQPISVYRRALTSNGTYVMAGGSGAQMFQAMALGPLLSMCGRKKMGNVLHKANQKDLVFLKELIETGKVKPVIDLGFKLSEVPEAFRYFEEGHAQGKVVISV, encoded by the coding sequence ATGAAAGCCATCGTTTCTGAAAAATATGGTCCGCCTGATGTTCTTCAATTAAAAGAAATCCCAACACCGATTATTAATGACGCTCAAGTACTTGTTAAAGTCCATGCAGCCTCCCTGAATTATGGCAACGTGGTTCTTCTTAGAGGAAAACCGTTTCTGGCCCGATTTGCCTTCGGTCTGCTAAAACCTAAATACTCTATACCTGGGGGAGACATATCAGGGACGGTTGAAGCTGTTGGCAAAGATGTTAAGCAGTTTCAGCCTGGTGATGAGGTGTTCGGCGATTTGTCCCTCAGCGGGTGGGGCAGTTTTGCTGAATATGTATCGGTTCCTGAGCGTGCACTCGTTCGTAAACCAGCCAGCCTTTCCTTTGAGGAAGCAGCTGCTGTCCCGATGGCTGGCGTTACCGCGTTACAGGCTCTCCGTGATAAAGGGAAGATCCAGTCAGGACAAAGGGTTTTAATTTATGGAGCATCTGGCGGCGTAGGGACGTTTGCAGTGCAGATTGCGAAAGCGTTCGGAGCGGAGGTAACGGCTGTATGCAGTTCGAGAAATGTAAGCATTGCGAAATCAATAGGTGCGGATCATGTAATAGATTATAGAAGGGATGATTTTAGCAGGCAGACGGAGCGATATGATTTGATTCTGGCCGTTAACGGGTATCAGCCGATTTCAGTTTACAGGCGTGCACTAACTTCGAATGGAACGTATGTAATGGCTGGCGGCTCCGGTGCTCAAATGTTCCAAGCCATGGCTCTCGGCCCATTGCTGTCGATGTGCGGAAGAAAGAAAATGGGAAATGTTCTCCATAAGGCAAACCAAAAGGACTTGGTTTTCCTGAAAGAACTTATTGAAACCGGCAAAGTAAAACCTGTGATTGACCTGGGTTTTAAACTTAGTGAAGTTCCTGAAGCATTCAGGTATTTTGAAGAAGGACACGCTCAGGGAAAAGTGGTCATTTCTGTGTGA
- a CDS encoding sensor domain-containing diguanylate cyclase gives MEIPLNEWNMYKNFEEMASDILEMANEFMPDKLIFLSALTDSEQIILKVRDNNTNIQVWEGMRMDLLDTACNRIDFDRNAPLIFEDVRKENHLNGVQRILLDANINSYIGVPIILHNGEAFGTLCAVEASAAAFSTKSIQMFQRIAKMFSFYLDLERRAYRDSLTGLYNREFLSKHFHDFSASGGALFFLDLDGFKKVNDLYGHDKGDEVLKETARKLEEYMKRYSGFATRLGGDEFILNFVGLFDSEDLHNLAENLLVHLSSTDTQLADFRLSVSIGIASYLPGDSKPLNTLLKNADHALYRAKTQGKDTFRFY, from the coding sequence ATGGAGATACCTTTGAATGAATGGAATATGTATAAAAATTTTGAAGAAATGGCATCTGATATTCTTGAAATGGCCAATGAGTTTATGCCGGATAAGCTGATTTTTTTAAGTGCGCTGACCGATTCCGAGCAAATTATCCTTAAAGTGCGTGATAACAATACGAACATTCAAGTATGGGAAGGAATGCGTATGGACCTTCTTGATACCGCTTGCAACCGGATTGATTTCGACCGGAATGCGCCTTTGATATTTGAAGACGTTCGAAAAGAGAACCATCTTAATGGGGTTCAGAGAATACTGTTGGATGCCAACATAAATTCATATATTGGCGTTCCGATTATCCTTCACAATGGAGAAGCCTTTGGGACGCTGTGCGCGGTTGAAGCATCTGCCGCCGCATTCAGCACAAAAAGCATTCAAATGTTTCAAAGGATTGCAAAGATGTTTTCTTTTTATCTGGATCTGGAGCGGAGAGCGTACAGAGATTCTTTAACCGGTTTGTATAATCGTGAGTTTTTATCGAAGCATTTTCATGATTTTTCAGCCAGCGGAGGAGCCTTGTTTTTTCTTGATCTCGATGGCTTTAAGAAAGTGAACGATTTGTATGGACATGATAAAGGCGATGAAGTGCTGAAAGAAACGGCACGGAAACTGGAGGAGTACATGAAACGGTACAGCGGTTTCGCCACCCGCCTCGGTGGAGATGAGTTTATTCTTAACTTCGTCGGTCTTTTTGACTCGGAGGATTTACATAATCTTGCCGAAAACCTGCTTGTACACCTATCCTCGACGGATACGCAGCTAGCTGATTTCCGTTTGTCAGTCAGCATTGGGATTGCGTCCTACCTGCCTGGTGACAGCAAACCTTTAAACACCCTTCTAAAAAATGCAGATCATGCTTTATACCGGGCAAAAACACAAGGGAAGGACACGTTCCGGTTTTATTAA